The window gaagggaagaagggacGACGGAACTGTATTTACAGCCATAACTAGGGAGGATTGATGGGAAAGGCAATAAGGGGACACGTGTCGCCATGGGCATTCAGGATAAGAGTAGAGAGTCTTGACTGACCAGTAAGTCTGCTATTTGCTCGAAAATTTTGGTAATGGCTGAATGGCTTCGGCGATTCGGCCTTCATCCATCACCAATTCGGCCGTCGCTCGTTGATTGTGTTGAGAATTGAGACCTTTCAAGATAAAAAGCCGATATTATACGGCGATCCGAACCTCCGAAGCAATGTCTCCGTCACTTGCGACTTACTGCCACGGCTTTccctttccaattccaatttccTGTGCAAGCTGTTTTATGGCTTTATCTGCGGTTGTTATGAGTTATGACCATATCTTATCCTGCTGGATTTCATTTCACACTCACTGAACTGACCCGACAATCCAAAGTCCGAAACCATCCATTACTTTTTTATTGGTGCGATTCTCTTGTTCGTGATATGCCtcatgtaggggtgtcaaccggtcggttAGCTCTGGTTTTTTGGTCAGTCTGAATCGATTTCGTTTGTTATTGGAtcaacccaaaacaaaaccaTATCAGTATTGGCAATTCCTGATCTTGATTCTTAGCCGATCTTGTATTACTGGTCGGATCATCGGAATggatgaaattaaaataaattaacaaaaaattctttttttagattaaaaaatatgGATAAATCTTTCCGATCCAAACTTAGACAGGGCGATTTGAATCGATATTATATTCGTACCAGCTGAACCAATCCCATATCTGATACTAATTCCTAAAACTGATATGGATCTAAACCTTTAAACATTTTCAAGTAACAAGGGCAGATCGTATAAAATAAGCTAGAATGAGGGCAAGGATCTTACAGGCCCATTGAACCTTTACcagggtttcaaaaattgggaATTGGCTGATTCGTAATGGGAATCACCTGACACCAATTCTGATTTTCACCGATCTTAAACGTTGCAATTTGAATTGGAATTAAATCCGCGATTCCTTTATCCGATTCTCAATTCTCTAATCGATTCCTTTGTATTTTCAATTGAGTCGGACTAATTCCTAAACTGATCACCAATTCTAGGGCCGATGCCAGTTTCAACCCTATACTGTTATTTGCAGGTTGGATCGAACCGATTCAAACCGAGTTGGATCAGAATGGGTTCTAAACGATTCATCACCGATTACCTTTTCAACCCCTGACCCTTACATTCCACATTTTTGACAAGATTCATTTTTTATATATCCAACGGTTGGCATTGCCCACAGCGACCCCCTCTTTATAGCCCAAATGAAACCTGATTCAAGGTGACTAAAGGTTGGATCTGGGCTCCGTAATCAGGGCTCATAAGGTCGTAATATCTAAATGCAACAAGGTATGCTAGTGCGGAGACATCAACATTATGGGAAACAAATCATTTTATTGACCAATATCACATGAAAAACATGGATATTTTTCACTACTTATTTACATCTACAAGACTACATAAGGAATGGTTACAGTTAATTCCTCTACAATACTAGTCTTCTCCTTCGATTCCCCCCTCCCGCCATAGATGAACGGATCCTGGAAGGCATCATAATAAAAAATACCCTAAGCTGTCACAGATGTCTCTATTGCAATCTTGCCGGAATACCTGACCTCCGACTTCTCTTCAACTTCCCAGAGCTCGGGCAATGCTTCACGGATGTTGTGGATGCTCTCTAATGCAAAATCCGCACCTTTGGGTCTCTGAGAAGTTCCCACCTGCGCAAACACAATTCACACGTCATAACGTTGTGAGTGATTGTTTGAAGTAAACAAGTATTCCTTCAATTCGATTCCATTAATGAGGTCTTAAAGCCCCGTGTCTATAAGATTCCCAATTGGCTTACCAGCACAGTGTGGAGACCAACACGTTTTCCAGACTGTATGTTACGGACACTGTCATCGAAgaaaatctggaaaaaaaaacagccCAAAGATACACATCAATTAGATCATGATTGATGGCATATCCTGAAAATAATTCAGAAGAGAACAAAGACTGCACTGCACAATCTCCATTTCCAAACCCACACCAGGCTTCCCAAAAGCATAATAACCATCAAAGAATTAGTTCCCCACACCATTGGAGTTACCCATTGAATGATGGGGCTTCTTATGGCTATCCTACTTTTGGAACACCAACTAGTCACCTGGTAGAAAATTATGATTTCCTTCTCTATTtcaaaatcatgaaatttctcTTTAAACATATAGTTAATCAACTTACTGTTCTCTGAGGATCGATATTGGCTATCCTAAGGGCTTGCTCAATGGCATCTTCAGACGGTTTGCAGAGAATTGGTGTCCTGGGCAATTGTTGTGATCCAGCATTAGGTTGAGCAAAATGCCCAACAATGTCGAAAGGCTCAGAGCCAGTAGTAGTAGTTTGCATCGAAGCATCAAACACAGAATCCACCTCATCATGAGAAGAAACATTGTTCTTGTCCGTTGGATTCAGAGTCTCAAAGCATATAATTCCTTCAAAACAATCCTCTAACCCAAGCTTGCTAAGAACTTTAGCTGCATGTACCTTATCTGCGTTCGTGAATATCTGTTTTATCAAAAGAAGGATGGGCATAAGTCGAACATTTTGCAGCTAAGCTATTTACCGAATCGTATTTAGTGGTAAGGCAACTTACAACTTTCCGGAGTGGCAAACTCAGTAAAAGGTtccttaaaacagggtcgggtttCAGCTTCTCATATGGCAATCGTCCATGAACAAAACTGCAGAACCAGAGGGAAAGATTATAACCCTTCCCAAACGAATATACACAGGTAGAAACTAGAGAAACAGATGGAGGTAAAATTAGTACCCGTGGTAGTCATCATAGTCAAAGTCATAACCGATTGCCTGTAATGTCAAGTTACACGAAAAAACTTAAATTAGACAAGATTTATTGATTCACTATCCTAACCTCCGTAGGATTTGAAGATACTGCAGACCattctcccctcccccaccccacccccccccccaaaaaaaaaaaattgcaaataaGCAAAGCAAAATAAGAATTGACACATACCCTCAAACCAGCCATTGTTGTCCCATAATTTTTGTAGAGTAGATTACCCAGCTCAGAGATTTTGCTCTTCTCTATGCCAAGCTTTAGAACCATATAATCTGGAAAAAGACACGGGAAATTTATTGACCTGAAACAGGTAGTAATTGGCGAAAAAATATTCTACAAACACAGATATGTCAATACCTTCAATATTATGGAGACATCCTATTGACAAACCAGAATTCAGGGGATAAAGGGTGTCATCTAAATCTGCAAATCAAGACAGAGTATGCATTAGAATCACTCTCTTGGGTAATCCAACTCGACACGAGATTCTGAATAGCAAAGCTCACCAAAAAGTAGGCAATCATATTTGGGTCTCTGGGCCTGTTGAAATCTATCGTCGAACTCCATTTGGTATATAAAAGCTTCAGAAGTCAAAAGGAAGAGGTCAACACAAAAGTATAAAATGGACATGAACCCTGAACCCTGAACCCTGAACCCAGAACCCAAACGAGCTATTTTAAACCCAATTTaggtgtttgggggggggggggggtgagaggGATATGTAAAACCCAATTGTTCTTTCTTAATTAGCAGAATTTCTTTTCAGTGTGTGAAATTATTAATGGCTGATATCATGATAGCCTTGATTTAAATTCCAACCATATATTACATTTATTTTTCACTAAAATCAAAGAGATCGAGAGAACAAATTCGAAGGGGCCAATTTGTAACCACAAAATTAAAAATGAAGttataaatagggaaaaagCTTTTCAAGTCCTCTGCACGTATTAATAGGGGAAAATCTTTTTTAATCCTATGTATTTATTAAAAGTAGAGTTGACCTACAGGTCCTATAAAGAAGGAAACAGTTGTGGGAGTACAAGCAATTTAGTTGCATCATAACCCCAACCCCACAACTCAAAACATCTTAATAAAGAATCTGCCGCCAAGGAAAGGAACACCACCAATCAAAAAGTAGTACAATAAGTGGCTTCATGTCAATGTAGATCTCATtccacaaaaaaatatattacaacTTTAAATACCTCACACTATAGCTACCCCTCAGGAATATAAAtcacttatttttatttatttgatggactaaaaggaaaatagaaagcaAGAAGTTGCAGGGTTCACAAGGTTGAATTTCAGCGGGATGTAAAAACACagaattcaaagaaaaattttcccAATCATCGAAATTCGGAAGGCTTAATATAGGATAACCGTATGTAAATAACGAGTTTCAGATACTTCAAACTAGATAAACAAACCAGACATATCATATTAATgtaaattcaacaaaaaaaactgCATTGAAAGACTAATCTTTAAGACTATAAGTTAACAAACAAGACTGCAAAAGGccaaattttagatttgagaaattAGAACTACAAATTTCCAAATTCAGAAAAGGGGGCCCAAAATGTCTTGAAGTCTTATCCAAGCACTAATAGGGAGCATTTGGCAACTGAAAAACTCTGAATCCACGAGCTTCAGACCAAAGATCGGAAGAATCCaaagataagaaagaaagacaacCCGCCAAAACATGAAATGATTCAAGCATTAACTCCATAACATTGGATCATGCTTCCAGAACTGAAGCATCCAAGCCAATACAGGAAATGATTAAAGCATTCACTCCCAAACACTGGATCATGCTTCCGGAACCAGTGCcggaaacagtttttttttttttttttttaatataagaaAATCAAGGGAGAAAATGAATAAAACATAGAAAGTAAACATGAACATCAATTCAAAGACTCAAAAGGCACAAAATTTGAACCAAAAAACCTGTAAGTCTGAAGTCTAAACCATGAAGAATTCAAGCACACTATGGTAAATTGGTAAGTTAACAAGCACTGAACCAGAAATCCGTAGGCAATCATACATCAAGGAATGAAAACAATGTCGTTGAAACCCCATCCTACATTCTCCCTTCAGAACAAGATCGCCATATAAATTAGGCTTCAAACAATTTAGATTTGCAAaatagaagcaaaaaacaacTACATAACTCGAAGCCGTTATTGTTAGTAAGACCTAATATTTGCGATTTAGGATGAGAACGTACCAGATAAGAATggcagaaatagaagagaaaaaggtgTGTGGAGAGAACGATAAGTAGAAGTTTcagcagagaaagagaaagaaagcaagCAGAGCGCTTCAGGTTTTATGAAGGAAGCAGCgaagagaaggggggagaaaaaatgaagaaaagttgGGTTTAAATAGGCGAACCGTTGCGTCTTTCTACGTCGATACAGTTGTACACGCTCTAATTTCCATTATTTATATTAGTAAAGCTTTGGTTAGTATTTAATATTACAAATATCGTAAGATTAGTTACACCAAGTATTGCCTAAGGTTTggttaatgaaataaaataaaataaaaatgatacgaTTACCGATCGAAGAGGTAAAGAGGTAGGACCATTGGTGATGGGAGCCTTGGAGGGTCTGCCTTTGTAAAGACCTCAACAGTAAGACTCGGTAGCCAGTAATAGTGGGTATGGATTTTTgtcctcactctctctctcgacCGGATAAACCGCGCTTCGACTTTGCCAGTTTTCCAACGTTTTTGCCgttttacttctttttcccCTTAAGCTGCCAAGCTACTTTAGCTTAGCTTTAATTTCGtactttctccattttttttggttttttttaaaatgtctGAACTCTGAAAGTCTCAACGCGTGTTTGAGCCCGGATCAGATCCCCTGGACGATGGGGATatatctgaaccctccatgatgtgtgggacccacgtccgaTGACGATCTAAATTCCAAATGTCTGAACCCTAAACTCTGAACTCTCTACTCAACGCTTGGAACCATTCACCTCCGAACACGTGGCCAAAGTTTGttcaagattttttattttttaacattttgGGTAAGGGTCAAGCTTTGTGCAATAATTGTATGAGGAGTAGTGTTCTGTTTTTTTCTGGTAAGGAGTAGTGTTCTGTTAATGTAGAGATTATATGCCACGCAGAGAAGTGAGTTGTAAGATTTTTAATGATCtcttataaaaaacaaaattttagtGATCAACATTTTtacctattttttttcttgataaaatgcatttttaagaaaatcttattttataaaaaaagtaagttgttttcaattattcagccaaaaaaaaaaaacagttattttttcaatttttttatcttgtatttttggtaaaattaataatttcaagttttttagATTAtataatttccttttcttttaaggTACATAATTGATGTAACATGTTTTTTTCATTGGGGGTGCTTTTTCGTTTGAGATTTCGGATCTCAGATTGTCATTCTAAAAGTGTGATTGctttttcatgcttttgttgAGCATATCACACCACATATTTTGCCAAGAGTTGGGACGGGATTTGGAAGCCATAGTAGCAATGACTCCTTTTCTTTGATCAGAAATGCGATTGCTAGATATAAGAGTGCTGCAACACTTGTCTAATTCTAGCGGGAGATGAGGTCTCAAAATTGGCTCATGGTATCTTTTGAGAGGGGTAATTCGATGCACTGGGAGAGCGAGTCTTATATAGAATAGTTTCCTGGCATGCTGGAATACCTCCGACCTTATCCTCAGGACTTGCTTTGCGATGTATGACGCGAACCCCTGGCAAACGAGGCCCTTGTTCTGAAAGGAACCTATCTAAAGACCCTGTAAGCACAGCGGAACAATTGGAGTGCTAAAAGGATGAATAAAATATTGAAAAGATGAAAATTATACGGTTGCATTTGATGCAACTTGAAAAAAATTAGTCCATCAATAATTTTCCACCTTGTGCATCCTATAAGTAAAATAATTACTTGTTATTGCTTCATAATGGgaataaatataattttttaaaaataaattaaaaaatcagttaaaaataggaaaactttttaatttacttttttttttttaatttatttatttatctacattttaaataacacaactgcatgtgttttttttaagcAATACATTAAATGAATAACATAATCCAATAAATTTGGAAATTAAACACTCAAAAAATATAGGATTGAGTTTTCCTCAACCTATGTTGAAGGATATATGAACATTCATTGGTGGCTATTACTATGCTAGAATGGGTGCCAAGGAATAGTAAAAAACAGTTCAGACATCCAACAAATAGGAGGGAGTAATAATGACAATAAATTTgtcaattttatttatttattaactatggatgaagaaaaactttgtcCTAAAAATATaatccagatttttttttttttttcccgaaaATTGTAGCGGTGTTTGAAGAAAGGACTAAGTTTGCCCATATCCTTCTCTACTCATATTGTGACCATATGGGAGATTTTATGAAACTAACCCTCATATTAGTAAAATGGTATCAATGGCCATGGTGAGAATAGTTTAAAAACAAAGGGTCTTGGATTGGGTATATCAATTGATCTGTATCAGTAGCAATCATTCCTGATCTTGTATTAATGAAACAGTTCTGATTAAAAGAGAATCGAttcaaaaatggtttttttttaaagaaaattaaaattaaaataaaaaacgttCATTTCAATGTGATACAATCAAACAATATTCATATATCTATATCAATATCGACGgagaccaataccaatactAATACTATTACCTATTTCTTCATTTGAAAGTAAGTATAATGGCAAGGGATTCCTCCTGGAATGAAGAATTTGTAAGCAAGAACCAAATTAATTTGAAGAAAGAAGAGTCCAAGAGTTTACTTGTCTTCAAGTAAGAACAGAATAGAACGCAAGGTACGAGACAGCTAGCCTGAAATAATTAATAATGAATCCGAATTCCaaaggaagagatgaagagaagaagggttatatatataaataacaaaaacaaatcTTGGTCATTGACGCTTCCTTCGTGATCATCACTAACTTCTCTTTCATGATCAACACATGTCCTTTTGAGAGTGTTATGTTAACAGCTTAAAAAATATCTCAAATCGTTGGTTCAAATGTtcaataataacaataataatgttAGGCTACCTAAGCTATGATTCCATgaatagagagaaaaagaagagaaagttaAAAAAGGTGAGATCGAGCACCAACAAAACACTTCGGGACCTGAAAGTACGTGGGACTCTTATTCGGATTACAACTCACAACCTGCAACCAAATAcatctatttctttttcttcgttGTCTTGGGTCTTGAGCTCCACTATTAATCAATGGAACCCAGCTAAGAAAGATATCATCatcaacccaacccaaaccaaacccaaaaaacaaaaaattagtttaaataAACCAAAACGTTTTTCCATTCAATTAATTGCTAATACTACTGTAATACTACTAGTCTCTACTCGATCCTATTTGTTAGATATCCGTAAGGTATTAAGGATCGGGTGGGGCAGTGGGCCGTGGGCCGTGGGCCGTGGGCTTCACAATTATTGCAACGGACAATCCGACACCTATCTTATTAAACCCGAACCGGCTCATTTGCATATATGGATTTGGGGAGAAACCTATCCAAAtctctttttgatttttttaggagagggGGTCCTATCGAAAGGAATCAATGTCacagattttctttttttttttaaaagaaaaaaagtttctGTTTGGAAACGTAGTTACTGCATCTGCACTCTGTGTGTGTCTACCTCCTCTTTGTAAAATGATCTTTATGTCCCCTTAGATTAAACCAAAAAGGGAGTGTTGATTGGGTCTTGCGCAAGTGTAACAGCCACGTTCTAGGCAAAGAACactttctcttaaaaaaaaaaaacgagttTTCCTACACTTACGTTCAAGGATGTATCCCTTATCCATAGCTATCAATGCCATTAGATGATCGAAGGAAACAGTATCTTTGAATTCATCAATAGGGATGCGAGTTTGTTGTTAAGAAAAGAATCTCATCGTATGGTTACATTACCAATGGGTAAAGGATTCTTCCAACTTGACCGACTGACGAAGGaaaacttttaccaaaaaatttcatttttggtGATTTTCACATATAACTCGGAAATAAATATTTTGAAGGTAATTATCTATACAATAAGGACCGGATTTCCTTCCACCCACGATGAATGGGATCCTATTCACCATGGGGCAGGAGAGGGCGGAAAAGGGTATccggagggtattttggaacataccaaaaccgtaggagaggtttgtgaaccctaagatggtaggtgaaccatcctctatgggtggagggaaacttagtcctaaATTGGAAAGTGatgttttgaaaaatcataAGACAAATCCGAGCCAAGGCCGATCCTGGTTCTGACATAGCTGAATTGGTCAATCCATGTCCAAAAACTAAGGTTAGGGTAGATTATGCCAGATTCCTAACTAATCCAGCTCAATCCTAATTGAAACTGATCTGGTTCCTGATTATGAGTTTAATAACCTTGAAAAGGACCCGGccagtttctctccacccatggtgaagagcGATTCTCTTCTCCACCCCATCTGACCCTATGGTTGGACTGGAGAATACTATTTTAGATTTGAAATACCATGCCTCAACGAAAAAGAGTGAAACTTTCTATTATGAAAAACAATACAAACCAATCACTAGTAAATataagttttcttttttatagtaTGAATGAATATGTATTGTGATATTCAACTCAACTCACTTTGGCATTAACCCAACTAATTGGGTTTGGTTACACGGCTCATCTTTCACTAATCACTTTTCTTTGAATCATTTATGATTTTGGTTCTTGCTGTTCCTCCAATCTGAATTTTCACTTCTTTTTACAGGTTTATTCAAATGTCTTTGTTGCATGTCCAGACTATTTCAAAGGACTTTTTCCCCCAACTTATCATGTGTTGGAACTACTTCTAAATTAAttctgatttatttttttttattttttttcgtaGTCTTATCAATCATCCATCTTTTAATATCTTCATATTAGTTATACTAAGCTTGTTGTGTCAAGATTTTATGGTCTACACATAATATCTATTTACCATGTGGAAAATTGGATGGGACTACAATTTTGTGAATAACTAGAGCAAAAGGTCTCTTGCGCacccacatgtcaaatttcaccTCAAGCAACGTTTTCCAAATGGCAAAACAAAACACTGAAAAATCCAAAACTACCAAAAGAATGCATGGACCACCTATAAAGTGCATGAACAAACACAAGTGGGTAAATGATtaaattttgatatttaaaattGATGCATAACCAATctacatcattttttaaatattcatCAATCGAAATTATcatatcatcattttttttatttttcttttcttactaCCTTCTTAGTTTTCTATCTAaaaagtttatatatatatatatttttttttatagtaatTATTCAAATTAGATATATGattaatctagaccatgtcttCATTATCCAACAATCGGAATAAACACATCATATGTCCACAAGGCAAACTAGATGCCTTGTGACGTTTGAATAAATATCAAACCCTTGTAACAACAACAATTCAACTTATTatatttaagaatttttttttttttttggcttttggctTTTATCTTTGTAATAACaacaaataataagaaaaaaggtaaaataagTGGGCATGATAAAAGGTTATGCTACCACTAATAATGTGTAGGTGACCAGAGGTGATATGTCCACCAATTCACCCTAGCTTCTTTGATGATTAGATTAATAGGACAGGGctatggaaggggatgggggggggggtggaataTTAATAATTGGGATTTAGAAGTTGCTAGGGGGAATGTATATATAGTAAAATAAGATGTTAAAAGACAGGAGTAGCTGGAAAGCCCTCCAAAAG is drawn from Telopea speciosissima isolate NSW1024214 ecotype Mountain lineage chromosome 1, Tspe_v1, whole genome shotgun sequence and contains these coding sequences:
- the LOC122667298 gene encoding uncharacterized protein C24B11.05-like; translation: MEFDDRFQQAQRPKYDCLLFDLDDTLYPLNSGLSIGCLHNIEDYMVLKLGIEKSKISELGNLLYKNYGTTMAGLRAIGYDFDYDDYHGFVHGRLPYEKLKPDPVLRNLLLSLPLRKVIFTNADKVHAAKVLSKLGLEDCFEGIICFETLNPTDKNNVSSHDEVDSVFDASMQTTTTGSEPFDIVGHFAQPNAGSQQLPRTPILCKPSEDAIEQALRIANIDPQRTIFFDDSVRNIQSGKRVGLHTVLVGTSQRPKGADFALESIHNIREALPELWEVEEKSEVRYSGKIAIETSVTA